ACATATCCAGAACAATATCAAGCCCTTTTTGTCGGTCATACCTGCCCACGAATAACAACTGAATGATATCCGTCTCCTCTGAAGATTTGCTTAAGGGAATAAAGTCACTAGCTTCGCGTTCACGTATACCGTTATAGACAAGTTTGGACTTAGAAGCGGATAAACCCAAGCGTAAAGATTGTTCCAGTTCATACTTGGAAATATTAACAATGACATCCGTTTTATATTCCATAAGTTTTTCTATTAAAAAATAACCTTTTCTGTACAATGGTTTGGTGTCCATTAGAAAAGCCCAGCCATGGGAGCAATAAAAAACGCTGGCTTTCTGTGGAAAAATAAAAAATAAGCCCCTTGCGAGGATACCCGCAAATGAGCTATGAATATGAATAATATCTGGTTGAATAGACTTAATGGCTTGATGAATTTGTCTCATGGCTGCGAAAAAGTATTTGGGGTGACGTGTATACTTATAACGCAGAATATGATCTGGCTCCAAATCAAAATCAGAAGCCGAATTATAGTCACTCATCAGCAGATAAACATCGAAAAATTCACGTTGGTATCCAACAACTTCATTAAGATAGGTCGCCATTCCACCAACGACGTATTCGCCGATGTGTAAAATCCTCAATCTTCTCACCCCACTTTCTGTGATATTTCCCCTGAATTACGAGACCGAACAATAGCCATGCCAATGAGCATCCAGAAGAAAACGTTGGCAGGAAACAACTCAAGTACATTCGTTGTAAGACTTGCAGCTGCCACTCCCGCGCCAAGTGCAAGTGCCATCTGAGGCAGACGCAAAGGGCTCGAGTCAGTTGACGTATTCATTTTCTTGACAAGAGAGACAACAATCCACATAAATAAAACGACAAAATAAATGATTCCGATCCAACCTGTCTGCTCGTATAAGGAAAAATACTGATTGTCTACCGCAAAATTGCTAGAGTTCACACCGATCATATACGTTCTCCGGCTTGCCGCCCCTACCGAACCAATGCCATTGCCAATTACTCCATTCATCGTAAACGGAGAAGTAAGACTGTTCCCCCATGTCTGTAACCGATCCAATAAGGAAGAACTGGAAAGCAAATTTTTAGATTCAAGCATTCTGCTCCCGAAGAACACAGCTGCTGGGAGCAGCATGAAAGTAACGCCAATTAGCAGTGTGTTTTTTTTGCTATATTTTCGAATCTGGAGAAAGAACATAATGATTTGATATACAAACCATAGTAACAGTGCTGATCGAATGGTCGACAATAGCAAGAAGCTGATTGTCAGTAATTGAATGATTACTCGAAAAAAACGATGTTTCAATGCCATTTTAGTTCGTTCTGCAATCAAGCCTGTTATAAGCAAAGCATACGCATATCCGTCAGGTGAATAGGTTATAGATGACAGGCGAGGTACACCTTCTAAATAGTTTTTAATGTTCACTCCATAGATAAAACCAAGCGAAATCAACTTTTCAATCCCAAGTGAGTACTGAACCAGCCAACCAACAATTAATAAAATAAATATAATCAGGTTTGTTCTGGCAAACGCATAAATGCCTTGACATTGTGAGATGAGCATCCCGGTAAACATCATAATTAACGGTAAAAATGTGATTTTAATCCCGTATATAAGTGTTACAACACTCGCACCCAGTAACAGATTTAACGCACCTAGTGCAATAACTGAACCCAATATGAATAGAAAAGGCCTAATGAATAAAGTCTGGCTTCGGTATACTTTCCCTAAAGCAAAGATCGCGACCAACACCATGCCTACGTCCTTTAGTGAACGAATGATGATGTTATCGACATAAATAGAGACCAGACCATAGAAGGATAAATAGATCAGCAATATATGGACGGTTGTATTGAATAGTGAATACTGTGATTCTGGCTTCACATAAACATACGAATGGGGTCTGGCATTCAAGGAAGTAATTTGCATTTTACCCTCCACGCCTGATTAACTTATCGTATATATTGATATGTTCTTTAAGAAGATAGGCTTCATTAAAAGTCTGGCTATGCGCATAACACTGTTGTTTCAATTGAACCTTATCCTGTTCGGGTAAATGATAATATTGAAGAATTCCTTGAGCAATAGCCTCTGAATTGTAGGCAGGAAATGAAAATTTCCCCGGTTCAACCAGAATCTCTGGCATGCCTCCAACACGAGAAGCATACACAGGCGTGCCTACCTGATACGATTCGATCACAACTCTTCCAAAAGGTTCAGCCCAAGTGGAGGGAACAACGGTGAGATCCATCTCTTTCATCTGTAAGGCAATCTGAGATTTATCCAGTTTCCCTCTGAAAATAATGCGTGATTCGGACCCTGCTAACTGTTTCAAATGGTGCAGCAGTGGACCATCCCCAAAAATATGCAGGTTGCCCACAATATCCTGTCCAAGACTTTTTACCGCCTCAATTAGATATTGAACACCCTTTACTTCGGTTAATTGCCCAAAATAACCGATATTCAATGGCTGATGATGGTGAATCTCTTTCTGTGCATACAACTGCTGGACATTGTTGTTCTCCTCTACAATGTTATGAATGACATGTTTGGAGGATTGTTCGAAGAAACCAAGCGTTGTATGACTCCCAAGGATATGATTGGATATACCAATGACCGAAGATATCATTCGGCTGGATCTTCTTGATATTTGCCTATATAACCTGGAGTAGGCAGAAATTTTGATCGGGTCAATTAATGAAAAATCACGTAGGGTATGCACAACCGGAATATTCAACTCATGTGCAGCCTTCCAGATCGCCAGGCTCAGACCAGGGATATTCTGGGTATGAATAATAGCAGGTTGTATTCTGGTTAGAAATGCCTTGATGTATCGATATTGCCTGATATTAAAAATATCCTGGACTCTCCACATCATCTTATTGGCTGCGGACGTTTCTTGTACAGTATCTCCGATCCAGTACCGATTGTTATAAGGCAGCCGCGAGACTTCAACCCCGTTAATCATCTCTGTACGTATTTCCCTTTTCTCGTGCCCACCTACAGTAATGACTTTGACCTCATAATGACGATTCATCGTCTGCGCCAGAATTTGTGTTGATATCTCCGCGCCTCCAATAATATGGGGTGGATACAAGCTGTGAGCAATTAATACTTTTTCCATTCTTCTCAACTCACTTTATCAGCTTCATGAGGTTTCCTGCAGCATCGCCCGGTAATGATCGATCGTAAGTTTTAATCCTTCTTCCAAGCCAATCTCCGGTTCCCAATTTAAAATTTCTCGAGCCTTGTCAATGACCGGACGTCTAACCTTAGGGTCATCTTCTGGCAAAGGTAAAAAAACAAGATTGCTGTCTGATTGCGTAAGC
Above is a window of Paenibacillus sp. E222 DNA encoding:
- a CDS encoding glycosyltransferase encodes the protein MRILHIGEYVVGGMATYLNEVVGYQREFFDVYLLMSDYNSASDFDLEPDHILRYKYTRHPKYFFAAMRQIHQAIKSIQPDIIHIHSSFAGILARGLFFIFPQKASVFYCSHGWAFLMDTKPLYRKGYFLIEKLMEYKTDVIVNISKYELEQSLRLGLSASKSKLVYNGIREREASDFIPLSKSSEETDIIQLLFVGRYDRQKGLDIVLDMFKKHPELQQHIRLYVIGDTVLEDKVWEFPENIIRLGWVNNAEIDRYYQQCDAVIMPSRWEGFGLVAIEAMKNRKPVIGSSRGALPELIQHGESGYIFDIEHSHELLNILKNLDKAELVAMGEAGYAIYKDKFNASRMNEEIVGLYYEAFTGASVQEIPVTSRLEFSKRAGDAHD
- a CDS encoding glycosyltransferase family 4 protein is translated as MEKVLIAHSLYPPHIIGGAEISTQILAQTMNRHYEVKVITVGGHEKREIRTEMINGVEVSRLPYNNRYWIGDTVQETSAANKMMWRVQDIFNIRQYRYIKAFLTRIQPAIIHTQNIPGLSLAIWKAAHELNIPVVHTLRDFSLIDPIKISAYSRLYRQISRRSSRMISSVIGISNHILGSHTTLGFFEQSSKHVIHNIVEENNNVQQLYAQKEIHHHQPLNIGYFGQLTEVKGVQYLIEAVKSLGQDIVGNLHIFGDGPLLHHLKQLAGSESRIIFRGKLDKSQIALQMKEMDLTVVPSTWAEPFGRVVIESYQVGTPVYASRVGGMPEILVEPGKFSFPAYNSEAIAQGILQYYHLPEQDKVQLKQQCYAHSQTFNEAYLLKEHINIYDKLIRRGG